From Eremothecium sinecaudum strain ATCC 58844 chromosome III, complete sequence:
TTATTTTCAAGGTTTCGTAACTTCGACTATATATAATACAAATAACCACAATTTCAGAGCCGCAGCATAAAAATAGCAAACATTAACTAAATGCCACTATGGCTCCTCCTACTCCCATCATGAACGCAACTGAGGTAGAGCCTCTGCTTTCTATTGCTAGGAACTGTTATTTGTCCTCCCTTGTACAGAATGAATGCTATTTTAACGGCTACGATTACACTTGTGTACCCTTCAAACGATTATTTCAAGAGTGCATTGTGCATAAAAAAAAGGTACGTATAGAAGTGACCACTTCGGATACTAACATGCATTAGATAAATACTTTTGATTTCTATGCAATGCGCCTAACGTTAACGCCTCCCAAATGAATACCCAATTATTTAATTATATAAAAATATTGTAGCAACAATGTAATAATTACCCTACCTTGTCATTTATCAGGTGTCCGACTCGGAACACGACCAGTACCTGCTGTGAAACCGGTATTATATAGTAACAGGTGGATATATATAAGCGTGAACCCTAAGATATTTCGGATTTCGTGCACCTACGGCAATAATCGCATTATCTAGGCATTGGATCCAGAGGCCTTAGTGTATGTAAATTATGGTATTAGTCTCAAGAGCTGCATCTTTTAAGAATACAACAATCAGAATGATATCATCAACTAGTTCTTTAGCCCAAAAATATAGAATCGAAACGGACGCATTTGGAGAGATTAAAGTCCCTTCCGATAAGTATTGGGGTGCTCAAACTCAACGTTCCCTGGAAAACTTTAAAATTGGTGGACCAAGAGAGCGTATGCCGCTTCCAATTGTACATGCATTTGGTATCTTGAAGAAATCGGCTGCGATTGTGAACGAATCGTTGGGTACGTTAGATCCCAAAATTGCAGGACCAATTATTAAGGCTGCTGATGAGGTTATCCAAGGAAAATTGGATGATCATTTCCCACTCGTGGTGTTTCAGACAGGTTCAGGGACTCAAAGTAACATGAACGCGAATGAAGTTATTTCCAATAGAGCAATCGAGTTAATTGGTGGTGAATTGGGGTCTAAGCAAATCCATCCTAACAACCACTGTAACCAAGCCCAATCTTCTAATGACACATTTCCCTCTGTCATGCATATTGCTGCAGTAATGGAGATCACTAATTCATTATTACCTGAATTAACTGCCTTGAGAAATTCCTTTCATAAGAAATCAGAAGAATTCAAGCACATTGTGAAGATTGGCAGAACCCATTTGCAAGATGCGACTCCATTGACATTGGGGCAGGAATTCAGCGGTTACACGCAACAATTGACTAACGGTTTGACACGTATTGAGCGTTCACTAGAAAGCTTAAAATTCTTGGCTCAAGGTGGTACTGCTGTTGGTACTGGATTGAACACCAAGCTTGGCTTTGCAGAAAAGATTGCAGAAGTTGTTAGCAAGGAAACTAAAATAGACTTTAAAACTGCTCCTAACAAGTTTGAAGCTCTAGCTGCACATGACGCTATTGTGGAATGCTCCGGTGCATTGAACACAGTTGCATGTTCATTGTTCAAAATCGCCAACGATATCAGATATTTAGGTTCTGGTCCACGTTGTGGTTACGGTGAATTGTCGCTACCAGAAAACGAACCTGGTTCGTCTATTATGCCGGGAAAAGTGAACCCAACACAAAACGAAGCTATGACTCAAGTATGTGTTCAAGTAATGGGTAACAATGCTGCTATTACTTTTGCTGGCGCATCTGGTCAATTCGAATTGAACGTTTTCAAGCCTGTTATGATCAGTAATCTTCTAAGCTCAATTCGGTTGCTAGCTGACGCATCTTATTCTTTTAGGGTTCATTGTGTAGACGGTATTAAGGCCAACGAAGACAAAATCTCCAAATTGTTACATGAGTCATTGATGCTTGTTACTGCATTGAACCCCAAAATTGGTTATGACAATGCTTCAAAGGTAGCAAAGAACGCTCACAAAAAAGGTATTACTTTAAAAGAATCCGCTTTAGAATTGGGCGTATTGAGTGAGGCCGAGTTTGATGAATGGGTCGTTCCGGAAAATATGATCGGGCCAAaataatttcattttcTGGTATGCCGTTATGCACCCTATGAGTTAATAAATTAAGTTTATGCAATTATATGTAACTTTCGAATAGTCGGGTAACATTACTACTACTAAACCTTTGAAGCAAGACTTCTACGTACTTGTACACTTGCGGTATGTATTATGACCTACCGTAATTATCAATGTCTCATATGACTTAGAA
This genomic window contains:
- the SOM1 gene encoding Som1p (Syntenic homolog of Ashbya gossypii ACR014C; Syntenic homolog of Saccharomyces cerevisiae YEL059C-A (SOM1)) translates to MAPPTPIMNATEVEPLLSIARNCYLSSLVQNECYFNGYDYTCVPFKRLFQECIVHKKKVRIEVTTSDTNMH
- the FUM1 gene encoding fumarase FUM1 (Syntenic homolog of Ashbya gossypii ACR013C; Syntenic homolog of Saccharomyces cerevisiae YPL262W (FUM1)); the encoded protein is MVLVSRAASFKNTTIRMISSTSSLAQKYRIETDAFGEIKVPSDKYWGAQTQRSLENFKIGGPRERMPLPIVHAFGILKKSAAIVNESLGTLDPKIAGPIIKAADEVIQGKLDDHFPLVVFQTGSGTQSNMNANEVISNRAIELIGGELGSKQIHPNNHCNQAQSSNDTFPSVMHIAAVMEITNSLLPELTALRNSFHKKSEEFKHIVKIGRTHLQDATPLTLGQEFSGYTQQLTNGLTRIERSLESLKFLAQGGTAVGTGLNTKLGFAEKIAEVVSKETKIDFKTAPNKFEALAAHDAIVECSGALNTVACSLFKIANDIRYLGSGPRCGYGELSLPENEPGSSIMPGKVNPTQNEAMTQVCVQVMGNNAAITFAGASGQFELNVFKPVMISNLLSSIRLLADASYSFRVHCVDGIKANEDKISKLLHESLMLVTALNPKIGYDNASKVAKNAHKKGITLKESALELGVLSEAEFDEWVVPENMIGPK